In one Xyrauchen texanus isolate HMW12.3.18 chromosome 18, RBS_HiC_50CHRs, whole genome shotgun sequence genomic region, the following are encoded:
- the LOC127659128 gene encoding retinol dehydrogenase 7-like isoform X2 — protein MVSEGNLLDFVQVWTSNLLCSCSLAAAAIIATVWLIRDSRQIDGIDQKHVLVTGCDSGFGNLLARQLDRRGFRVIAACLTETGASRLRSAASPKLKTLLLNVTDSASVNRALEFVLNETGERGLWGLVNNAGISVPIGPTEWMQLEDFKKVLDVNLIGLIEVTLKFLPLLKKARGRVVNVASILGRLSLIGGGYCLSKWGVEAFSDSLRRDMMHFGVNVSIIEPGFFKTQVTDLGLIEDDLKNRWNSLPAEVRRSYGDSYLQEYMKLQAFSMRILCSSDISKVTSCMQHALSARHPRTRYAAGWDAKLFWIPLSYLPTCVADFIINILLPSPKET, from the exons ATG GTGTCTGAAGGCAACCTTCTGGACTTTGTTCAG GTATGGACCAGTAACCTGCTCTGTTCATGTTCACTGGCGGCTGCAGCGATCATCGCCACTGTCTGGTTGATCAGAGACTCACGTCAAATCGACGGCATTGATCAGAAACACGTGCTGGTGACTGGATGCGATAGCGGCTTTGGAAACCTCTTGGCTCGGCAACTCGACCGACGAGGTTTCCGCGTGATCGCCGCGTGTCTCACGGAAACTGGTGCCTCCAGACTGCGCTCGGCGGCCTCCCCCAAGCTCAAGACGCTTCTGCTTAATGTTACCGACAGCGCGAGCGTCAACAGAGCACTGGAGTTCGTGCTCAACGAGACCGGGGAGAGAG GTCTGTGGGGGTTGGTGAACAATGCTGGCATCTCAGTGCCCATCGGCCCCACAGAATGGATGCAGCTGGAGGACTTTAAGAAAGTTCTGGATGTGAACCTGATAGGCCTTATAGAAGTGACGCTGAAGTTCTTACCTCTGCTGAAGAAGGCTCGAGGTCGGGTGGTGAATGTGGCCAGCATACTGGGCAGGCTTTCTCTCATCGGGGGAGGATACTGTCTCTCTAAATGGGGTGTGGAGGCGTTCTCTGATAGCTTGAG GAGGGATATGATGCACTTTGGGGTGAATGTAAGTATCATTGAACCAGGCTTCTTTAAAACACAAGTGACAGATTTGGGTCTTATTGAAGATGATCTGAAGAACCGGTGGAATAGCCTCCCAGCAGAGGTCAGGAGATCCTATGGAGACTCGTACCTGCAGGAAT ATATGAAGTTGCAGGCATTCTCCATGCGTATTTTATGTAGTAGTGACATTTCAAAGGTGACATCATGCATGCAGCATGCTCTCTCAGCGCGACATCCCAGAACGAGGTATGCGGCTGGTTGGGACGCCAAGCTCTTCTGGATTCCTCTCTCGTATCTGCCGACTTGTGTAGCAGACTTCATCATAAATATTCTGTTACCTTCTCCAAAGGAGACCTGA